One Xenopus tropicalis strain Nigerian chromosome 8, UCB_Xtro_10.0, whole genome shotgun sequence genomic window carries:
- the LOC101733647 gene encoding beta-1,4-galactosyltransferase galt-1-like, whose translation MRKICFTGCLLVMITLTSVYYHRMVASKWNIEYKEIKRAEKNITPLGDNKTFIIHAYYDDRVGKNIRTIAIVHHSNTAGFYCLFYCNTSLDGNAVPAYVNLHSDRFGFPYVTADIVCAEPNACASSHVSFFKNDYPKDDNLPAFQIKNRDSQPITSDFTVCMSTMFGNYSNALQFIQSIEMYKIMGVQRVTIYKNSASALMEKALQYYAAEGIVDIVEWPIDAYLSVSTKWHYTMEPKDIGYYGQIAALNDCVYRNMYRSKFVALIDTDEVILPVKYKDWTAMMAALEADNPNAGVFLFENHIFPKTVLDSDFEAKDWESVPGINILQHLYWEPSRRFIFNNRKMIVKPRTVIQTSVHSVLMANARSVHVSPDKAFLYHCREPEQPWLKKSQLIRDTTLLNYCTDLVENVDQVIQMVTSRKKKSSGFSARPGIGTAGKYVRKARQLGKCTL comes from the coding sequence atgagaaaaatatgCTTCACCGGATGTCTGTTAGTGATGATCACCCTTACCTCGGTATATTATCACCGAATGGTGGCGTCCAAATGGAATATAGAATACAAGGAAATAAagagagcagaaaagaatattACCCCGCTGGGTGACAATAAGACCTTTATTATACACGCGTATTACGACGACAGGGTTGGGAAGAATATCCGCACCATTGCCATCGTGCACCATAGTAATACAGCGGGGTTCTACTGTTTGTTCTACTGCAATACGTCCCTGGATGGAAACGCCGTCCCGGCCTACGTCAACCTTCACTCCGACAGGTTTGGCTTCCCCTACGTCACCGCCGATATCGTCTGCGCGGAACCAAACGCCTGCGCCTCGTCCCACGTCTCTTTTTTCAAGAACGACTATCCGAAGGACGATAACCTCCCGGCGTTCCAGATCAAAAACCGCGACAGCCAGCCGATAACGTCTGATTTCACCGTCTGCATGTCCACCATGTTCGGGAATTACAGCAACGCGCTGCAGTTCATCCAGTCCATTGAGATGTACAAGATTATGGGGGTTCAGAGGGTGACCATCTACAAAAACAGCGCCAGCGCTCTGATGGAGAAGGCGCTGCAGTATTACGCCGCCGAGGGGATCGTCGATATCGTGGAGTGGCCGATTGACGCCTACTTAAGCGTATCCACAAAGTGGCACTATACCATGGAGCCTAAAGATATTGGTTATTACGGACAAATAGCGGCGCTCAACGACTGCGTTTACCGCAATATGTACCGCAGCAAGTTTGTGGCGCTGATAGACACGGATGAGGTTATCCTGCCAGTTAAATACAAAGACTGGACGGCAATGATGGCGGCTCTGGAAGCAGATAATCCCAACGCCGGGGTGTTCCTCTTCGAAAACCATATCTTTCCAAAGACGGTGCTCGATTCCGACTTTGAGGCAAAGGATTGGGAGTCGGTACCGGGCATTAACATACTGCAGCACCTTTACTGGGAGCCGTCGAGGAGATTTATCTTTAACAACCGCAAAATGATCGTCAAACCGAGGACGGTCATTCAGACTTCGGTCCATTCGGTACTCATGGCCAACGCTCGGAGTGTGCATGTTAGTCCAGACAAAGCGTTCCTATATCACTGTAGAGAACCCGAGCAGCCCTGGCTAAAGAAGAGTCAGCTTATACGCGACACAACGCTGCTGAACTACTGTACGGACTTGGTTGAGAACGTTGACCAAGTCATTCAAATGGTAACTTCACGTAAGAAAAAGTCAAGTGGCTTTTCCGCAAGACCTGGCATTGGGACAGCAGGGAAGTATGTCCGGAAAGCAAGGCAATTGGGAAAATGCActctttag